Proteins from a genomic interval of Spea bombifrons isolate aSpeBom1 chromosome 4, aSpeBom1.2.pri, whole genome shotgun sequence:
- the LOC128491862 gene encoding phospholipid scramblase 3-like isoform X2, whose amino-acid sequence MESAVIGHKAAPDEPPGYNTIAPYAPPDAYPPAAPIRSVDSTVLKGVPPGLEYLIPVNQLSVRERFTVSQGWSRSFDVLDAAGQRMFQATQRVQCCGPVYDVMLTEPGGRDALHLLENCGCTCTRRVQVYDQAGGLLGYVQLHWSSMITHLSVMNQSSEVILLILGPSFSTNIFGNVSFEVKSRDEQHVVGVIRNENEQFMVTFPADLDVTAKALLLGGCFYLDSLIYSKRKELLNRRSND is encoded by the exons ATGGAGTCTGCAG TGATTGGACACAAAGCTGCACCTGATGAGCCCCCCGGTTACAACACTATTGCCCCCTATGCCCCTCCGGACGCGTACCCCCCGGCCGCCCCTATTCGTTCTGTGGACAGCACGGTGTTAAAAGGCGTTCCCCCAGGCCTGGAATACCTCATCCCG GTAAACCAGCTGTCGGTGCGGGAGAGAT TCACCGTGTCGCAGGGATGGAGTCGCTCCTTCGACGTGCTGGACGCGGCCGGGCAGCGCATGTTCCAGGCCACGCAGCGGGTGCAGTGCTGCGGCCCCGTGTATGACGTCATGCTCACGGAGCCCGGCGGGAGAGACGCCCTGCACTTACTGGAGAACTGCGGCTGTACCTGCACCCGGCGGGTG CAGGTTTATGATCAGGCGGGGGGTCTCCTCGGATACGTTCAGCTTCACTGGTCCTCCATGATCACTCACCTGTCCGTGATGAACCAAAGCAGCGAGGTGATTCTGCTGATCCTCGGGCCGAGCTTCAGCACTAATATTTTTGGGAATGTCAGCTTCGAG GTGAAGTCCCGTGACGAGCAGCACGTGGTGGGGGTGATCAGGAATGAGAACGAGCAGTTCATGGTGACGTTCCCGGCGGATCTGGACGTGACGGCGAAGGCTCTGCTGCTGGGCGGCTGCTTCTATCTG GACTCCCTGATTTACTCCAAGAGGAAAGAACTGCTGAACAGGCGGAGCAATGACTAG
- the LOC128491862 gene encoding phospholipid scramblase 3-like isoform X1 has protein sequence MESAVIGHKAAPDEPPGYNTIAPYAPPDAYPPAAPIRSVDSTVLKGVPPGLEYLIPVNQLSVRERFTVSQGWSRSFDVLDAAGQRMFQATQRVQCCGPVYDVMLTEPGGRDALHLLENCGCTCTRRIQVYDQAGGLLGYVQLHWSSMITHLSVMNQSSEVILLILGPSFSTNIFGNVSFEVKSRDEQHVVGVIRNENEQFMVTFPADLDVTAKALLLGGCFYLDSLIYSKRKELLNRRSND, from the exons ATGGAGTCTGCAG TGATTGGACACAAAGCTGCACCTGATGAGCCCCCCGGTTACAACACTATTGCCCCCTATGCCCCTCCGGACGCGTACCCCCCGGCCGCCCCTATTCGTTCTGTGGACAGCACGGTGTTAAAAGGCGTTCCCCCAGGCCTGGAATACCTCATCCCG GTAAACCAGCTGTCGGTGCGGGAGAGAT TCACCGTGTCGCAGGGATGGAGTCGCTCCTTCGACGTGCTGGACGCGGCCGGGCAGCGCATGTTCCAGGCCACGCAGCGGGTGCAGTGCTGCGGCCCCGTGTATGACGTCATGCTCACGGAGCCCGGCGGGAGAGACGCCCTGCACTTACTGGAGAACTGCGGCTGTACCTGCACCCGGCGG ATACAGGTTTATGATCAGGCGGGGGGTCTCCTCGGATACGTTCAGCTTCACTGGTCCTCCATGATCACTCACCTGTCCGTGATGAACCAAAGCAGCGAGGTGATTCTGCTGATCCTCGGGCCGAGCTTCAGCACTAATATTTTTGGGAATGTCAGCTTCGAG GTGAAGTCCCGTGACGAGCAGCACGTGGTGGGGGTGATCAGGAATGAGAACGAGCAGTTCATGGTGACGTTCCCGGCGGATCTGGACGTGACGGCGAAGGCTCTGCTGCTGGGCGGCTGCTTCTATCTG GACTCCCTGATTTACTCCAAGAGGAAAGAACTGCTGAACAGGCGGAGCAATGACTAG